Genomic window (Leucoraja erinacea ecotype New England chromosome 22, Leri_hhj_1, whole genome shotgun sequence):
ACGGGATAAAcgtcttcccgtcgcattccaacctatatttccgaatttttaaagttttaattgtttattttaaaGAATGAACTGATTTTCAGTGGGAGACTCTTGCTGCCTTTCCATTGAtgatgtcacagtgccatctcacataagtcaatcacaatggatctaatttacatatgaCATGACAATGGGacagaggtgggagattgcaagctTCACCTGGaccgccctgtttcgaccaatgcaatcaacctggcatgcacaatcaaataagatcaaatagaacaagttgtcctccccctctctctcaaccaccaccccatctctcccacccctccctctttaGGGAGTGgagagtattgggacctatggatGAGTTGTGGAGTACTATATTCATGGACCAACcctcacctgtgaagccatgcgcCCTGcaacccctccctcttcctctctacactcctcccccaccctctaccctccctctctacccccaccccccccccttaccccctttCTCTACCCccatcaccctctccccctctacccccctccttctccctgttTAGCCATGCATGCACAGTTGGGGGCAATatatgagtggatagggcgggggatgggggataggagcgaattaataatattaatataataacgcggggggggttagtgtgtgtgtgtgacgctttCTAGAATTATCTCAAATGCCTTCAGTTATGTACATAGTGAAGACATTCTCTATATATTGACAATTTGTTTAGCCCAATCTGTATAAAATCATAGTATGTTCTGATTATGCTATTACTCTTCCTAAAAGTGCATCTAATTTCCTGACATGTACCCTAGACCACCAGACTACTGGTGGGGGACCACAGCCAAATCCAACCAATGTCTTCCGCCTATTGctgtttctcagctccacccaaacTGATGCTGTGTCTCCATATCATGAACTAAGATTCTTTTTCTCCACCGACTTCATCCTGTCATATATTATCAGGGTCACCTCTCCATTTCCATTTCGCCTGACCCTATACAAAGCTTAACCTAATATTTAATTCCCAAACTTGGTCACGCTgccagcacaggagaatgacaCCCGTTGACTTGTGTTCATGGCACAAATATGTCCGAGGAAGGTGGACTGAGGTGGGGGAtcaggggaggagagatgggagaggggagatgaggacaGAAGATTGCACAAGAAATTATGCCTGTGATCACAGTGAGTGTGTCAGTGGGTAGTCAAagtaattttaatttcatgtaGTGAGAATATGCATCTGTGTGGCCAGTGAAAAACAGAGCCCTCTGCTTGATGTAGAATAGATGGACCTCAATGCACACTAACATGGTTCTCTCCAAATGGCCGTGCTGGCagacaggatggtgaagaaggtgtttggtaTTCTTATCCTTAGTTAAGATTAAGGAGTCAGTATTCATGTAAcagctgtacaagacgttggtgaaatCCCACCAGttaactgtgtgcagttctggtttgcCGGGCTACTGGAAGGATGTGGTTAATCTAGAGACGATGCAGTATAGATTTGCATTGATGTTGCTGGGCTTGAGTTATACGAGAAAAATGTATAAATTAATGAGGGGCATTGATAaaaggtatgggggggggggggtcaagaacTGGacattgccagaggaagtggcacagggaggtacaattacaatgtttcaaaggggaggggtggaagattggaggggtggaagattgcaaccttcacgtggtccaccctgtttcgaccaatgcaatcaacctggcgtgcacaatcaaataagatcaaatagaacaagttgtcctacaactttaggctgtgcacgccatacgcaagaagaagaaaggcacttggacaggtacatggataataaaggttgagaggatatgggccaaatgcagacaaacagGACTCGCTCAGGAAGGCATTTGGGTTGGTGAGTTGGCTTAAATCCAAATTATCTTTAACTGACAGGGACGAGCAATTCGTTGGGACTGGAGGAGACTCAGCATCACATTGAAAAGCGCAACATAGGCAAACAAGACTGCGAAAATGACTGGGTTTATTATCCTCCCTTAAAATCCTGTTTCCGTTTCTTTTGTCACAATAGAACATGGGCCAATGCTGAGGTAAGTCCCTAAAACCAGCGGTTACTTTGGGAGGCCTGGGGAACACTGATCTCTGCTGGTTCAATCCCATGAACACAGCACAGCCTCTCGTTGAATTGCCTGCGATAAGTCCCTGTGTTCCAGGGTGCGCTTCACTGCAGCCGTGGGATATGGTTTCTATTTCTCGGACCAGTGGGTATCCAGGGAATACAGTTCCCCAATTTCCGACATCACTTTGCATTATCTATTTGGATGATTTTTTTGCTTGCTTATCAGATAAATTCACTGAATTTACACTAATTTACAGAAACAGATAAACTATTTTGTTTGTTTAAAGGAATTCTGCAAACACCAACCTCATTCTGCACATCTGGCGTCTGTGTCCTCGAGAGTACACAACATATTCCTGAAGAAAATGATTGCTGCAGAGAGCAATGGAAATCTAAAAATTTGGATTGGACTAAACGACATATTGCGGGTAAAGTTAATGATAATGCGTTAATAATAATTTGTTGTCCTTCCCTGATGATCCACTGCCCTTTTCAGAGGGCAGGTTACAGTCAACACATTGATGGATCTCTGGTGTCACATCGTTGTTCAGAGACTGAGCTACAGATGACGCCCTGCAGAGTAACAGGGTGCGGCAATGTAATGTttaagtaaagcccctgtcccacttccgtgtccttggcacgctaatgacacgacctcgtggttgcgttgaggcaCGACTGTCCCGCGAATGTTACGCGCGACTTCATGTGCCTGCACAGCCGTCTGCAGcgtgtgacatcatttgaagattgacacaaaatgc
Coding sequences:
- the LOC129707846 gene encoding lectin-like isoform X2; translated protein: MMLVWVLVLTTLLASDVAGTSNSLGLEETQHHIEKRNIGKQDCENDWVYYPPLKSCFRFFCHNRTWANAEEFCKHQPHSAHLASVSSRVHNIFLKKMIAAESNGNLKIWIGLNDILREGTLVWVDGSTHIYRHWLQGEPNNHGGHQDCVIINNDDGGFWSDRPCLEMAPFICSYH
- the LOC129707846 gene encoding lectin-like isoform X1; the encoded protein is MMLVWVLVLTALLASDVAGTSNSLGLEETQHHIEKRNIGKQDCENDWVYYPPLKSCFRFFCHNRTWANAEEFCKHQPHSAHLASVSSRVHNIFLKKMIAAESNGNLKIWIGLNDILREGTLVWVDGSTHIYRHWLQGEPNNHGGHQDCVIINNDDGGFWSDRPCLEMAPFICSYH